The Apium graveolens cultivar Ventura chromosome 6, ASM990537v1, whole genome shotgun sequence genome contains a region encoding:
- the LOC141666348 gene encoding uncharacterized protein LOC141666348, with amino-acid sequence MVDWNRAQIIGHLLKVVTKSSSLCSTWDNVTLLRNKHFWTMKIPPDSSWIWKKVLKLCNIALQFITYDIGNGCNTSLRFDPWWEGVCLVSTLTSPIICQCGLSSNATIGVLLQTSHWALPTPNSRHPHVDPPLTQCLGHFSFLIVHVHREDRILWAGIYTVKIKTWNIWNSIRNRGTEIRWAPAI; translated from the coding sequence ATGGTGGATTGGAATCGAGCTCAAATTATAGGTCACTTACTCAAAGTTGTCACAAAAAGCTCTAGTTTGTGCTCTACTTGGGATAATGTTACTCTTCTTCGTAACAAACATTTCTGGACCATGAAAATTCCTCCTGACTCATCCTGGATCTGGAAAAAGGTTCTCAAACTTTGTAATATTGCATTGCAGTTCATCACGTATGACATAGGGAATGGATGCAATACTTCGTTAAGGTTTGATCCTTGGTGGGAGGGGGTCTGTCTTGTTTCTACTTTGACATCTCCCATCATTTGTCAATGTGGTCTTTCAAGTAATGCTACTATTGGTGTGCTGCTTCAAACTAGTCATTGGGCGTTGCCAACTCCCAACTCTAGACATCCTCACGTGGATCCTCCCCTAACACAATGTCTTGGACATTTTTCCTTTCTGATTGTGCATGTTCATAGAGAAGACAGGATACTTTGGGCAGGCATTTATACTGTCAAGATCAAGACATGGAATATTTGGAATTCTATCAGAAACAGGGGAACTGAGATACGTTGGGCTCCTGCGATTTAG